A region from the Candidatus Syntrophosphaera sp. genome encodes:
- a CDS encoding sel1 repeat family protein: MRDDLEQAKKATWEEQWPEAAELCGRGLERLKEHGNTDPEGLELLKKAASLGYPWGHYKYAISCFYHLNEPKTAFRHFKKSAAAGHLDSLYHLGLLYQKGLASPSRLSKDPSVAEVQIQREAVRCYQEAAEGGHWTAQLNLGLMYLSGMGVGRFYRKAFKLIFSSACQNYPPAMAQLARLYLDECKAGYNLIEAYIWALLEANGEGCKIAEEIEPKLSPAQIHSAQEEVDRRQDILLSKGFLSEEDFVPFTKKKEESPAPPETGKLKTSHQNGGTVPSESPKSAHRSGICLADWNIQKLSELKLVYYLKDKNITFSYRKHKATFPAQKLFLSNCLTLLLMHDKHVNYGEQEVGYYDTTIADQRRNSKRNNRGVVSDFNLEFRKLFGLGKEAKAFEWLPAGPSYQLKSNFHLEVKY; encoded by the coding sequence GTGCGGGACGACCTGGAACAAGCGAAGAAAGCGACTTGGGAAGAGCAATGGCCGGAAGCGGCGGAGCTATGCGGAAGGGGCCTGGAGCGGCTGAAAGAACACGGAAACACCGATCCCGAGGGACTTGAGCTGCTCAAGAAAGCGGCCAGCCTTGGCTATCCCTGGGGCCACTACAAATACGCCATATCCTGTTTCTACCATCTGAACGAGCCCAAAACGGCCTTTCGCCACTTCAAAAAGTCCGCGGCGGCCGGTCACCTGGATTCCCTCTATCACCTCGGATTGCTGTATCAGAAAGGATTAGCGAGCCCTTCCCGCCTTTCCAAGGACCCCTCCGTGGCGGAGGTCCAGATCCAAAGGGAGGCCGTCAGATGTTATCAGGAAGCCGCGGAAGGGGGCCACTGGACCGCCCAACTCAATCTGGGCCTGATGTACCTCAGCGGGATGGGGGTCGGACGCTTCTACAGAAAAGCCTTCAAGCTCATCTTCAGCTCCGCTTGCCAGAACTATCCTCCGGCGATGGCGCAGCTTGCACGGCTCTATCTGGATGAATGCAAAGCCGGCTACAACCTGATCGAAGCCTATATCTGGGCGCTGCTGGAGGCAAACGGCGAGGGATGCAAAATAGCTGAGGAGATCGAGCCCAAACTCTCCCCAGCCCAGATCCACTCCGCCCAGGAGGAGGTTGACAGACGCCAGGATATCCTTTTGTCAAAAGGCTTCCTCAGCGAAGAAGATTTCGTGCCCTTCACCAAAAAGAAGGAAGAAAGCCCGGCCCCGCCTGAAACCGGGAAGCTAAAGACAAGCCATCAGAACGGAGGGACCGTCCCATCCGAATCCCCAAAAAGCGCCCACCGCTCCGGGATCTGCCTGGCCGATTGGAACATCCAAAAACTCTCAGAGCTAAAACTGGTCTATTACCTAAAGGACAAGAATATCACCTTCTCATACCGGAAACACAAGGCCACCTTTCCCGCTCAAAAGCTCTTCCTCTCCAACTGTCTCACTCTCCTGCTCATGCACGACAAACACGTCAACTACGGGGAGCAGGAGGTCGGCTATTACGACACCACAATAGCGGATCAGCGCAGAAACTCAAAGCGCAATAACAGGGGTGTCGTTTCCGATTTCAACCTCGAATTCCGCAAACTCTTCGGCCTCGGAAAAGAGGCCAAGGCTTTTGAGTGGCTTCCCGCCGGCCCCAGCTACCAACTGAAGAGCAACTTCCACCTGGAAGTAAAATACTAA
- a CDS encoding PriCT-2 domain-containing protein: MYRNYHPTLLLAKAPDLISAGKAPAEPFADLGEDRNSAVKYPVTVGANVSDPSRICTRDIAHVISCVKRGIVEGIDIRAQILTIREIQNQTLANAMKKQLPWFCGSLCEGRRSNKAVKLAHFIVYDLDHVRDIEAVKSEAIARLPFIRYAFRSVRDGVKLIAWLDKPVTNEKDFRLIWEYLALQIETVLRLKVDRTNDWSRACFFSYDPDLIVSPQCLLVSVESVLRDAGFLLEMVRAGKMRASQVFGSQEQRGEGTLESSPPTLESSPPTLESSPPKDKLAPINPSLSGGGHGLQQDRSTKTDKGPGVHASRNQNLAAEQENQQTGPLDSRVTHAGTLDSRADTFEKARMIVQKLAKLKIEYIDWISIGMALYAGFGEMGRELWDLFQDNPNYADDQRLMDTKWRSFRQVREIGLETLFFLGGKYGCQV; encoded by the coding sequence GTGTACCGAAATTACCATCCCACACTGCTGCTGGCAAAGGCTCCCGACCTCATCAGCGCCGGAAAAGCCCCTGCCGAACCCTTCGCCGATCTTGGCGAAGACCGCAATTCCGCCGTCAAGTATCCCGTAACTGTCGGCGCCAACGTTTCTGATCCGTCCAGGATCTGCACCCGCGACATCGCCCACGTGATCTCCTGCGTCAAGCGGGGGATCGTGGAGGGTATTGACATCCGGGCCCAGATCCTCACCATCCGCGAAATTCAAAACCAAACCCTGGCCAACGCCATGAAAAAACAGCTCCCCTGGTTCTGCGGCTCGCTCTGCGAAGGGCGGAGAAGCAACAAGGCCGTGAAGCTGGCGCACTTCATCGTCTATGACCTCGACCACGTCCGGGATATCGAAGCCGTGAAGAGCGAGGCGATCGCCCGGCTGCCTTTCATCCGCTATGCCTTCCGCAGCGTGCGCGACGGGGTCAAGCTGATCGCCTGGCTGGACAAGCCCGTCACGAACGAAAAGGATTTCCGGCTGATCTGGGAATATCTGGCTTTGCAGATCGAGACCGTCCTCCGGCTCAAAGTGGACCGCACCAACGACTGGAGCCGGGCCTGTTTCTTCAGCTACGACCCGGACCTGATCGTCAGCCCCCAGTGCCTGCTGGTGAGCGTGGAATCCGTCCTCCGGGACGCCGGGTTTCTTTTGGAGATGGTCCGGGCGGGCAAAATGCGCGCCAGCCAGGTATTTGGATCTCAGGAACAGAGGGGAGAAGGCACGCTGGAGTCGAGCCCGCCCACGCTGGAGTCGAGCCCGCCCACGCTGGAGTCGAGCCCGCCGAAAGACAAGCTCGCTCCAATCAATCCCAGTCTGAGCGGCGGCGGGCATGGACTCCAGCAAGACCGATCAACTAAGACTGACAAAGGTCCTGGAGTCCATGCGAGCCGGAATCAAAACCTGGCTGCTGAGCAGGAAAACCAACAGACCGGCCCGCTCGACTCCAGGGTTACCCACGCCGGCACGCTGGACTCCAGGGCAGACACCTTCGAGAAAGCCCGTATGATAGTCCAGAAGCTCGCCAAACTAAAGATCGAGTACATTGACTGGATCAGCATCGGAATGGCCCTGTACGCCGGATTTGGGGAAATGGGGCGCGAACTCTGGGACCTGTTCCAGGACAACCCCAATTACGCTGACGACCAGAGGCTGATGGACACCAAATGGCGCTCCTTCCGGCAGGTGCGCGAAATTGGCCTGGAAACCCTGTTCTTCCTGGGAGGCAAGTATGGCTGCCAGGTTTGA